The sequence GCATCCGATTGAACATGCGAATGACTTTCTTTATCACCACTCCCATGTTCATGGTCATGTCCGCATCCGTAGGCTTCGTGTTCATGGTCGTGACCACATCCACAGGCTTCATGGTTATGATGATGTTGCTCTTTATGTTCTTCATGATTCTGTTTCATCTTTCTACCTCCTCATATGAGTGATTGTTCATATGTTCATATAACCATATTTTATGTGAAATGTCAAGATATCAATTAAAAAAAGTTGAAACATACGCCTTCCATTCGCATATCTCAACTTTTATTCTATGTTACATCTCTTTTCTCTACAATTCATCAATCTGCCAGTCGATCGGTTCCACTCCATTCGCCTCAAGGAATTGATTCGTCTTACTGAATGGTCTGCTTCCAAAAAAACCACGGTAAGAAGACAGTGGACTTGGATGTGGAGCTTCCAATATCAGATGCTTTGGGTTATTCAACATCGCTTTTTTCATCTGAGCCGGTCTTCCCCATAAAATAAACACAATCGGTCGATCCTGTGTATTCAACACACGGATTGCCGCATCTGTAAACTCTTCCCAGCCGATTCCTCTGTGGGAATTTGCCTGATGCGCCCGCACAGTCAAAACAGTATTGAGCATTAACACTCCCTGTTTCGCCCATTTCACAAGGTATCCGTGGTCAGGAATCGTGCACCCCAAATCATCATGCAGTTCTTTGTAAATATTTACAAGCGATGGTGGTATCTCCACCTCCGGCTTTACCGAAAAGCAAAGTCCATGCGCCTGATTATTTCCATGATACGGATCCTGTCCTAAGATAACCACTTTCACATCTTTTAAAGGTGTCAGATGAAATGCGTTAAATATGTCATTTGCCGGTGGAAATATTAATCTCGTCCGATACTCTTCGTTCACCTTCTCAAACAGCTGCTTATAATAGTCTTTTTTGAATTCATCCTTTAATGCTTCCAGCCAATCTCCGTTGATTGCCGCCATCTTTTCTTCCTCCTTACATTCTGACTGAAACGCCTTTCTCTCGCAAGTATTGTTTGACTTCTTTAATCTCTAA comes from Coprococcus phoceensis and encodes:
- a CDS encoding uracil-DNA glycosylase, whose translation is MAAINGDWLEALKDEFKKDYYKQLFEKVNEEYRTRLIFPPANDIFNAFHLTPLKDVKVVILGQDPYHGNNQAHGLCFSVKPEVEIPPSLVNIYKELHDDLGCTIPDHGYLVKWAKQGVLMLNTVLTVRAHQANSHRGIGWEEFTDAAIRVLNTQDRPIVFILWGRPAQMKKAMLNNPKHLILEAPHPSPLSSYRGFFGSRPFSKTNQFLEANGVEPIDWQIDEL